The following coding sequences lie in one Pelobacter seleniigenes DSM 18267 genomic window:
- the yajC gene encoding preprotein translocase subunit YajC, with product MATEAFAMAGTGAAQGQGGYEGIIMLVAMFAIFYFLLIRPQQKRAKQHKELIGNLKPGDSVVTAGGIHGKIASVDEGTISLEVATGVKMKMNRSSITEVKQ from the coding sequence ATGGCAACGGAAGCATTTGCAATGGCAGGAACCGGCGCAGCCCAAGGGCAAGGGGGCTATGAAGGCATTATTATGCTGGTGGCGATGTTCGCCATTTTTTATTTTTTGCTGATCCGGCCGCAGCAGAAGCGAGCTAAGCAACATAAAGAACTGATCGGCAACCTCAAGCCTGGTGATAGCGTTGTTACTGCTGGTGGTATTCATGGCAAGATCGCCAGTGTCGACGAAGGGACCATCTCCCTGGAAGTAGCGACCGGGGTTAAAATGAAGATGAATCGGTCTTCGATCACCGAGGTCAAACAATAA
- a CDS encoding pyridoxal phosphate-dependent aminotransferase, whose translation MPIAHKIKDFIEHSSWIRKMFEEGLLLKQQYGAENVFDFTLGNPTMEPPEELHTELRRIAEHPIPGMHRYMNNAGYEETRAAIAEAIMERCSATLTANHLVMTCGAGAALNVVLKTILNPGDEVLILAPYFVEYNFYIDNHGGVPVEVMTDAHFQPDLDAIASAITNRTRAIIINSPNNPTGVIYPAALLKQLGELLARKEQELGTTILAISDEPYAHISFGEEVPCIFDCIKNSLIVTSHSKDLALPGERIGYLAASPNLTAVGMFMQGAIFANRVLGFVNAPALMQRLVTNLQHCRVDIEKYRYKRDLLYNKLVELGFEVVKPGGGFYLFPKSPLADEMEFIRKAQEYKILLVPGSGFGGPGYFRIAYCIDDDVIERSLPHWEKLAAEVGMTAK comes from the coding sequence ATGCCCATAGCCCACAAAATTAAAGATTTTATAGAACACTCCTCATGGATCCGCAAAATGTTTGAAGAGGGACTGCTCCTCAAGCAACAATATGGGGCCGAGAATGTCTTCGATTTCACCCTTGGCAACCCCACCATGGAACCACCCGAGGAACTGCATACCGAACTGCGGAGAATCGCCGAGCACCCGATTCCCGGCATGCATCGCTACATGAACAACGCCGGCTATGAAGAGACCAGGGCGGCCATTGCCGAAGCCATAATGGAGCGCTGCTCGGCGACCCTCACCGCCAACCACCTGGTCATGACCTGCGGCGCCGGGGCCGCCCTGAATGTGGTGCTGAAAACGATCCTCAATCCCGGTGATGAAGTGCTCATCCTGGCCCCTTATTTTGTCGAATACAATTTTTACATCGACAACCATGGCGGGGTCCCGGTCGAAGTCATGACCGATGCGCACTTTCAACCGGACCTCGATGCCATCGCCTCGGCCATCACCAACCGGACCAGAGCCATCATCATCAATTCGCCCAACAATCCGACCGGGGTCATCTATCCCGCGGCGCTACTGAAACAACTGGGTGAATTGCTGGCCCGCAAGGAGCAGGAACTCGGTACGACGATTCTGGCCATTTCCGACGAACCCTACGCTCACATCAGTTTTGGTGAAGAGGTGCCCTGCATCTTTGACTGCATTAAAAATTCGCTGATCGTCACCTCTCACTCCAAGGACCTCGCGTTACCCGGCGAGCGCATCGGCTATCTGGCCGCAAGTCCGAACCTGACCGCGGTCGGAATGTTCATGCAGGGAGCCATTTTTGCCAACCGCGTACTCGGCTTTGTCAATGCCCCGGCCTTGATGCAACGGCTGGTCACCAACCTGCAGCATTGCCGTGTGGATATTGAAAAATATCGCTATAAACGTGATCTTCTGTACAACAAGCTGGTCGAACTCGGCTTCGAAGTCGTCAAACCCGGAGGCGGTTTTTACCTGTTTCCCAAATCCCCGCTGGCCGATGAAATGGAATTCATTCGCAAGGCCCAGGAATACAAGATCCTGCTGGTTCCCGGTTCAGGTTTCGGCGGCCCCGGTTATTTCCGCATTGCCTATTGCATCGACGATGACGTCATTGAACGCAGCCTTCCTCACTGGGAAAAACTGGCGGCAGAAGTCGGCATGACCGCAAAATAG
- a CDS encoding phosphotransacetylase family protein has translation MAKKLFIAATEQNCGKTTVSLSLLHLARQKYRRVGFMKPLGPKVASLNGIVVDKDAALMCQVFGMEEDLPYMSPVVIHPDSTRKVLNGELDPAAMKETMLRAFAWLDQRCDFLIIEGSGHPGVGSVINLSNARVARLLGAKVLLITGGGVGSVIDAVAMNKVLFEKEGVEIRALLANKLLPEKRDSTLAYLRKAFAEEPFEVLGGFNYQPVLANPTLSRIAKILDLSMNGDPQGSNRIIHHVQIGAPSTQRVMELLRDDTLLIVTSSRDELLVTAANMYQIPAYRKKIAGLLIPGIQNISDITQQILDRCDVPYLRTTCHTTGKLYQIISADVHKIQAEDQEKIAMIRELAELRINFAELDALFS, from the coding sequence ATGGCAAAGAAACTCTTTATTGCGGCAACCGAACAGAACTGCGGTAAAACCACTGTCAGCCTCTCCCTGCTCCACCTGGCCAGGCAAAAATATCGCCGGGTGGGATTTATGAAACCCCTCGGGCCGAAAGTTGCCTCCCTGAACGGCATCGTCGTCGACAAAGATGCCGCATTGATGTGCCAGGTTTTCGGCATGGAGGAAGACCTTCCCTACATGTCGCCGGTGGTGATCCATCCGGATTCGACCCGCAAGGTTCTCAATGGCGAACTCGATCCTGCCGCCATGAAAGAGACCATGCTGCGGGCCTTTGCCTGGCTTGACCAGCGCTGTGATTTTTTGATTATCGAAGGGTCCGGGCATCCGGGGGTCGGTTCGGTCATCAACCTGTCAAACGCCCGGGTCGCCAGGCTGCTGGGCGCAAAAGTCCTGCTGATCACCGGCGGCGGCGTCGGTAGTGTGATCGACGCCGTTGCCATGAACAAAGTCCTGTTTGAAAAAGAAGGTGTGGAAATCCGCGCCCTGCTCGCCAACAAACTGCTCCCGGAAAAACGCGACAGCACTCTGGCCTACCTGCGCAAAGCGTTTGCCGAAGAACCCTTTGAGGTGCTGGGAGGATTCAATTATCAACCGGTCCTGGCCAACCCGACCCTCAGCCGGATCGCCAAAATTCTGGATCTGAGCATGAATGGCGACCCTCAGGGGAGCAACCGGATTATCCACCATGTCCAGATCGGTGCCCCTTCGACGCAACGAGTGATGGAGCTGCTGCGCGACGATACCCTGCTGATCGTGACCAGCAGCCGTGACGAACTGTTGGTCACGGCTGCCAACATGTACCAGATCCCGGCCTACCGAAAAAAAATCGCCGGCCTGCTCATCCCCGGAATCCAGAACATCAGCGATATCACCCAGCAGATCCTGGATCGCTGCGACGTTCCTTATTTAAGAACCACCTGCCACACCACCGGCAAGCTGTATCAGATTATTTCCGCCGATGTGCATAAAATTCAGGCGGAGGATCAGGAAAAGATTGCCATGATCAGAGAGTTGGCCGAACTGCGGATTAATTTTGCCGAACTGGACGCCTTGTTTTCCTGA
- the tgt gene encoding tRNA guanosine(34) transglycosylase Tgt, with protein sequence MSGFKYVLLHQDQSTQARRGRLELSRGVVETPAFMPVGTQGTVKGVLPEALKEIGAQIILANTYHLYLRPGHELVRQMGGLHRFINWDRPILTDSGGFQVFSLGELRKISEQGASFQSHLDGSYHLLTPELSMEIQLALGSDIVMVFDECIPHPAERSYIADSTNRSMRWARRCREVIPPGSAAALFGIVQGGMELDLRKQSAEQLQDIGFEGYALGGLSVGEQTELMYDIMEYSLPLLPADRPRYVMGVGTPENLVEGVARGCDMFDCVMPTRNARNGVLFTSFGKISIKQARYRDDQEPIDPECDCYVCRHYSRAYLRHLYVSGEILASVLNTQHNLYYYQHLMSMIRASLEAGQFDRFRKDFYRKRNIQVF encoded by the coding sequence TTGTCTGGATTCAAATACGTTCTTTTGCACCAAGATCAATCGACTCAGGCGCGCCGCGGGCGGCTTGAGCTGTCCCGTGGCGTTGTTGAGACCCCGGCTTTTATGCCGGTTGGAACTCAGGGGACGGTTAAAGGGGTTTTACCCGAAGCGCTCAAGGAGATCGGTGCACAGATTATCCTGGCGAATACCTACCATCTTTACCTGCGTCCGGGACATGAGCTGGTGCGGCAGATGGGTGGCTTACACCGCTTTATCAACTGGGATCGGCCGATTCTGACCGACAGCGGCGGATTTCAGGTTTTCAGCCTTGGTGAGTTGCGTAAGATTTCCGAGCAGGGAGCCTCATTTCAATCCCATCTGGATGGCAGCTATCATCTGCTCACTCCGGAGCTGTCGATGGAAATCCAACTGGCCCTCGGTTCGGATATCGTGATGGTCTTTGATGAGTGTATCCCGCATCCAGCCGAACGTTCCTATATTGCCGATTCCACCAACCGTTCCATGCGCTGGGCACGGCGTTGTCGCGAGGTGATCCCACCGGGGTCTGCGGCGGCACTGTTCGGTATTGTTCAAGGCGGAATGGAACTGGACCTGCGCAAACAAAGCGCGGAGCAGCTTCAGGACATCGGTTTTGAAGGTTATGCTCTTGGCGGACTTTCCGTCGGCGAACAGACCGAATTGATGTACGACATCATGGAATACAGCCTGCCGCTGCTGCCTGCGGATCGGCCGCGTTATGTCATGGGGGTCGGCACACCCGAGAATCTGGTTGAAGGGGTCGCTCGAGGCTGTGATATGTTCGACTGTGTCATGCCCACCAGGAATGCTCGCAACGGGGTGTTGTTTACCAGCTTCGGCAAAATCAGTATCAAGCAGGCCCGTTATCGTGATGATCAGGAACCGATTGATCCCGAGTGTGATTGTTATGTCTGCCGTCATTACAGCAGAGCGTATTTGCGCCATTTATATGTCAGTGGAGAAATACTTGCTTCAGTACTTAACACGCAGCACAATCTCTATTACTATCAGCATTTGATGTCGATGATCAGGGCTTCACTGGAAGCCGGACAATTCGACAGGTTCAGAAAAGATTTTTATCGGAAGAGAAATATTCAGGTTTTTTGA
- a CDS encoding tetratricopeptide repeat protein, whose amino-acid sequence MKKQSLVLAVIALVIGILVGVIYSNWKKDTGGAAPPTSSAPPVVNHQQQISMLEGIVAKEPNNRNAWVQLGHNFFDSDQPMKAIDAYGKALELDGNDPDTLTDQGVMFRRVGWFDKAIANFKKANELNPNHIQSLYNLGIVYRYDLKDLPKAAQAWQRLLEINPAAPGADQIRAELEFIKNHPQIPQQPK is encoded by the coding sequence ATGAAAAAGCAATCGCTTGTTCTGGCAGTCATCGCTCTTGTGATCGGGATTTTAGTTGGAGTGATTTACTCGAACTGGAAAAAGGATACCGGCGGGGCTGCCCCGCCGACATCCTCGGCACCACCGGTGGTCAATCATCAGCAGCAGATTTCTATGCTGGAAGGGATCGTCGCCAAAGAGCCGAACAACCGTAATGCCTGGGTGCAGCTCGGTCATAATTTTTTCGACTCCGATCAGCCGATGAAGGCGATCGATGCTTATGGCAAAGCTCTGGAACTGGATGGCAATGATCCGGATACCTTGACCGACCAGGGCGTTATGTTTCGTCGGGTCGGTTGGTTTGACAAGGCCATTGCCAATTTTAAAAAAGCCAATGAGCTGAACCCCAACCATATTCAGAGTCTTTATAATCTGGGTATTGTTTATCGCTACGACTTGAAGGATCTCCCGAAAGCTGCACAGGCCTGGCAGCGGTTGCTGGAGATCAATCCGGCCGCCCCGGGGGCAGATCAGATTCGGGCAGAACTTGAATTTATCAAGAATCACCCACAGATCCCTCAACAGCCAAAATAA
- the secD gene encoding protein translocase subunit SecD translates to MSKSLKFRSVLVLLCLLLSVFAIAPTLLRNSLPQWWLDAFDPIHLGLDLQGGMHLVLGVDVDKAVESRVDTIIDQVEAQLREKDIVFKRVERRQGDRLVVVVYDKAEGAKVDALMADEFPSMEGETFTDSGGYIEKNYRLSDNEIENIKDYAVRQALETLRNRVDQFGVSEPTLQRQSDNRILIQLPGVEDPERAISLLGKTARLEFKIVDENANIQDALAGKLPPGTQLLYERNVNRKTGAESETPLVVKDKTVLTGDLLADANVRIDTRFNEPYVAIEFNSVGAKRFDQITAANVGKRMAIVLDDTVYSAPVIRERISGGSAQISGAFTSQEATDLAIVLRAGSLPAPVKILENRTVGPSLGQDSIDRGIRSIWVGAVLVILAMIIYYQMSGVVAVIALSLNLVFIAAMLAMFGATLTLPGLAGIVLTIGMAVDANVLIFERVREEIRLGRAPKLALDSGYSKAFLTIIDANLTTLLAALVLFQFGTGPVRGFAVTLSIGIIASLFTAIFVSRLIFDFYLKGRDIKRLSI, encoded by the coding sequence ATGTCCAAGAGTCTTAAATTCAGGAGTGTACTGGTTCTACTGTGCCTGCTGCTGTCTGTTTTCGCCATTGCACCGACGCTGTTGCGGAACAGTTTGCCGCAGTGGTGGCTTGATGCCTTCGATCCGATCCATCTCGGTCTTGACCTTCAGGGAGGGATGCATCTGGTCCTGGGTGTCGATGTCGATAAAGCCGTAGAGAGCCGCGTCGATACCATCATCGATCAGGTCGAGGCCCAGTTACGCGAAAAAGATATCGTTTTCAAACGGGTTGAGCGCCGCCAAGGCGATCGCCTGGTGGTTGTGGTTTACGACAAGGCAGAAGGTGCCAAAGTCGATGCTTTGATGGCGGACGAGTTCCCGTCCATGGAAGGCGAAACCTTTACCGATAGCGGTGGCTACATCGAGAAGAATTATCGTTTGAGCGATAACGAAATCGAGAATATTAAGGATTACGCCGTTCGCCAGGCCCTGGAAACATTGCGTAACCGGGTTGACCAGTTCGGGGTCAGTGAACCGACTCTGCAGCGGCAAAGCGACAACCGTATTCTGATTCAATTGCCTGGGGTTGAAGATCCCGAACGGGCGATCTCCCTGCTTGGAAAGACGGCTCGCCTGGAATTCAAAATCGTTGATGAGAATGCCAACATCCAGGATGCCCTGGCCGGTAAACTGCCGCCCGGCACCCAACTTCTTTATGAACGAAACGTCAATCGGAAAACCGGTGCTGAAAGCGAAACGCCCCTGGTGGTCAAGGACAAGACCGTCTTGACCGGTGACCTGTTGGCCGACGCCAACGTCCGCATTGATACCCGTTTTAACGAGCCTTATGTCGCCATCGAATTCAATTCGGTCGGAGCCAAGCGTTTTGACCAGATTACCGCCGCTAATGTCGGCAAGCGGATGGCCATCGTGCTGGATGACACGGTCTATTCGGCGCCGGTTATCAGGGAGCGGATCTCCGGTGGCAGCGCCCAGATCTCTGGAGCCTTTACCTCCCAAGAAGCAACCGACCTGGCGATTGTGCTGCGGGCCGGATCTCTGCCTGCACCGGTCAAAATCCTTGAAAATCGGACTGTCGGACCCTCTTTGGGGCAGGACTCCATTGATCGCGGGATCCGCTCAATCTGGGTCGGCGCGGTGCTGGTTATTCTGGCCATGATCATCTATTATCAGATGTCGGGCGTTGTTGCCGTTATCGCCCTGAGCCTGAATCTGGTGTTTATCGCTGCAATGCTGGCTATGTTCGGCGCGACCCTGACTTTGCCCGGCCTGGCCGGGATTGTCCTGACTATCGGGATGGCGGTTGATGCCAACGTGCTGATTTTTGAACGGGTTCGTGAGGAAATCCGCCTTGGCCGGGCACCAAAACTGGCCCTTGATTCGGGTTACAGCAAGGCCTTTTTGACGATTATCGATGCTAACCTGACCACCCTGCTGGCGGCGCTGGTGCTGTTCCAGTTCGGAACCGGTCCGGTGCGTGGCTTTGCCGTCACTTTGTCGATCGGGATCATAGCCTCTCTGTTCACGGCCATCTTTGTGTCCAGATTAATTTTTGATTTCTACCTGAAAGGCCGCGATATCAAGCGGCTAAGTATATAA
- the recJ gene encoding single-stranded-DNA-specific exonuclease RecJ: MKPVTSRSWQLRSPLPELSVMSDLASRLGINVLTARILCLRGITDPAQGLNFLNGKLANLPDPDLLPDMESACTRIAQALVRGEKISIHGDYDVDGISGCSLLVEALTAFGGEVEYHIPMRLKDGYGLSAEAIRRAVAAGSRLLISVDCGVSAHQEARLAEELGIDLIITDHHQPSTELPVCYALINPHLPGNRFPWTDLAGVGVAFFLMLGLRRKLRQDNYFQGRTEPDPRYLLDLVALGTIADIVPLGGVNRILVKNGLPLLEQGLRCGVAALKEVAQVKQVTSGVVGFRLAPRLNAAGRLEDAALGVQLLLGKDPRTCQELARRLDGFNRERQTIEEQTLNEAIAMVEEDHRSDRHSIVLAADHWHSGVIGIVASRLVERYHRPTVLLALDQGAGKGSARSINGFHLYQALCSCAEPLLGFGGHAMAAGLSIEAARVGEFAELFEQAARAALTPETLQPVAWHDGRITLAELTSELVRELEDLNPFGAGNPQPAFVSSGCRVTGLRVLGEKHLKFYVEQGPCQLSAIAFGMADRYDQLTGPVDLLFRPGINRWRGTESLQLQVIDFKSHSEHADE; this comes from the coding sequence ATGAAACCAGTTACTTCCCGCTCTTGGCAGCTGCGTTCGCCGTTGCCGGAACTCTCGGTCATGTCTGACCTGGCGAGTCGGCTCGGTATCAATGTGTTGACGGCCCGGATTCTTTGCCTACGCGGCATCACCGACCCTGCCCAGGGGCTCAATTTCCTGAACGGGAAGTTGGCAAACCTGCCTGACCCTGACCTGTTGCCGGACATGGAGAGCGCCTGCACCCGTATTGCCCAAGCGTTGGTGCGCGGGGAAAAGATTTCTATCCATGGCGATTATGATGTCGACGGAATCAGCGGCTGCAGTTTGCTGGTTGAGGCGCTTACGGCCTTCGGCGGTGAGGTCGAATACCATATCCCGATGCGACTCAAAGACGGCTATGGCTTATCCGCTGAGGCGATCCGGCGCGCTGTTGCCGCCGGCAGTCGGTTGCTGATTTCGGTTGACTGTGGGGTCTCCGCCCACCAGGAAGCCCGCCTTGCAGAAGAACTTGGCATCGACCTGATCATTACCGACCATCACCAACCCTCGACGGAACTTCCGGTCTGTTATGCTTTGATCAATCCGCATCTGCCTGGGAATCGGTTCCCCTGGACCGACCTGGCCGGGGTTGGAGTGGCCTTTTTCTTGATGCTCGGTTTGCGTCGGAAGCTGCGCCAGGACAATTATTTTCAGGGGAGAACGGAGCCTGACCCGCGTTATCTTCTTGACCTGGTTGCGCTGGGAACGATTGCCGACATTGTTCCCCTTGGCGGGGTGAATCGGATTTTGGTCAAAAACGGTTTGCCTCTGCTTGAGCAGGGGCTGCGTTGCGGGGTTGCGGCATTGAAAGAAGTGGCGCAGGTTAAACAGGTGACCAGTGGAGTGGTCGGTTTTCGCCTGGCGCCCCGCCTCAATGCGGCCGGGCGCCTGGAAGATGCCGCATTGGGGGTTCAGTTGCTGCTGGGGAAAGATCCGCGTACTTGTCAGGAATTGGCGCGTCGACTGGACGGTTTTAACCGGGAGCGGCAGACCATTGAAGAGCAGACCCTGAACGAGGCTATCGCCATGGTTGAAGAAGACCACCGATCGGACCGGCACAGCATTGTCCTGGCCGCCGATCATTGGCACTCTGGGGTGATCGGTATTGTCGCCAGCCGATTGGTGGAGCGCTATCATCGGCCCACGGTGCTGCTTGCCCTGGACCAGGGAGCAGGCAAAGGTTCTGCCCGATCCATCAACGGTTTCCATCTCTACCAGGCCCTCTGCTCCTGTGCTGAACCACTGCTGGGGTTCGGTGGTCACGCCATGGCGGCCGGGCTATCGATTGAAGCCGCCAGAGTTGGCGAGTTTGCCGAGCTCTTTGAACAGGCGGCCCGCGCTGCCCTGACCCCTGAAACCCTGCAGCCGGTTGCCTGGCATGATGGCCGGATCACCCTGGCGGAGCTGACGTCTGAGCTGGTACGGGAACTGGAAGACCTCAATCCTTTCGGCGCGGGCAATCCACAGCCGGCGTTTGTCAGCAGCGGCTGCCGGGTGACCGGCTTGCGGGTGCTGGGGGAGAAACATTTGAAGTTTTACGTCGAGCAGGGCCCTTGCCAGCTCTCCGCCATCGCTTTCGGAATGGCGGACCGATATGATCAGCTAACGGGACCGGTCGATCTGCTCTTTCGTCCTGGAATCAACCGCTGGCGGGGGACTGAGTCCCTGCAACTGCAAGTCATCGACTTCAAAAGCCATAGTGAACATGCCGATGAATAA
- the secF gene encoding protein translocase subunit SecF has translation MQLIKPNTNIDFVGKRKLAFFVSIALILIGIVSLIVKGGPNYGIDFAGGTLVQVKFTEPTDAATIKGALKDLDLGNPVVQSFGEDQNEFLIRVERTTGELQGLSAQIQSTLEKTFKKGQVDIRRVEMVGPQVGKDLRSKGLKAIFYAMLGILVYVSWRFEFRFAVGAIVALMHDVIITLGAFSVFNKEIDLPIIAAFLAIIGYSLNDTIIVYDRIRENLGKHNKEDFSFIVNRSVNETLSRTLLTSGTTLLVILALFILGGGVIHNFAFAMLVGVVIGTYSSIFVASPILILWQKKSKVRTS, from the coding sequence ATGCAGCTGATCAAGCCGAATACGAATATTGATTTTGTTGGCAAGCGCAAACTGGCATTTTTTGTTTCCATTGCCCTGATTCTGATCGGGATAGTCTCCCTGATCGTTAAAGGCGGTCCCAACTACGGGATCGACTTTGCCGGCGGCACACTGGTTCAGGTCAAATTTACCGAACCGACCGACGCTGCGACCATTAAAGGGGCGCTGAAGGATCTTGATCTGGGGAACCCGGTGGTGCAGAGCTTTGGCGAGGATCAGAATGAGTTTCTGATTCGCGTTGAGCGGACAACTGGTGAACTGCAGGGGCTCTCGGCGCAGATTCAGAGTACTCTTGAAAAAACCTTCAAAAAGGGACAGGTTGACATCCGGCGGGTTGAAATGGTCGGGCCTCAGGTCGGGAAAGATCTGCGCAGCAAGGGCCTGAAAGCCATCTTTTACGCCATGCTCGGCATTCTGGTCTATGTCTCCTGGCGGTTTGAGTTCCGCTTTGCCGTCGGGGCGATCGTGGCCCTGATGCACGATGTGATTATCACCCTCGGGGCGTTCAGTGTCTTTAATAAAGAGATTGACCTGCCGATTATCGCCGCCTTCCTGGCCATTATCGGTTATTCGCTCAATGACACTATTATCGTTTATGACCGGATCAGGGAAAACCTTGGCAAACACAACAAAGAAGATTTTTCCTTTATTGTGAACCGCAGTGTCAATGAGACTCTTTCTCGGACTTTGCTGACCTCAGGTACCACCTTGCTGGTTATCCTGGCATTGTTTATCCTGGGGGGAGGGGTTATTCACAACTTTGCCTTTGCCATGCTGGTCGGGGTGGTCATCGGAACCTATTCGTCCATTTTCGTTGCCAGCCCGATCCTGATCCTCTGGCAGAAAAAGAGTAAGGTCCGGACCAGTTGA
- the murB gene encoding UDP-N-acetylmuramate dehydrogenase, whose amino-acid sequence MNNLAIAIAELTVANLGSVLKNEPLSRHNTWRIGGPAAVFVEPVNAAQICRVVEIAGAYAVPLVVIGQGSNLLFDDQGVAGIVMKIGAKMAAVQVIGERIVAEGGVWVPQLALVSMRSGLSGLEHCIGIPGTLGGLVMMNGGSHRRGIGENIVTVDIVTSAGQQQTLSRKACEFSYRHSALQGSGCIVTGAELLCTPAQRSSIRREMLNDLRERRRKFPRKQPNCGSVFLSTAEMHASVGPPGKIIEEANLKSRRVGQAMVSAQHANFIVNLGSATAADVLALIAQIRTVVRHSIGFDLCCEVRYVSPQGEILPAHLRAAELAG is encoded by the coding sequence ATGAATAACCTCGCTATTGCCATAGCCGAGCTGACGGTCGCCAACCTTGGATCGGTGCTTAAGAATGAGCCGTTGTCCAGACATAATACCTGGCGCATCGGCGGTCCGGCCGCGGTCTTTGTCGAACCGGTGAATGCCGCTCAGATCTGCCGAGTGGTGGAAATTGCCGGCGCTTACGCTGTTCCGCTGGTGGTGATCGGGCAGGGGAGCAACCTGTTATTCGACGATCAAGGGGTCGCTGGTATCGTCATGAAGATCGGCGCGAAAATGGCAGCGGTACAAGTCATCGGGGAACGGATTGTCGCCGAGGGGGGCGTCTGGGTGCCGCAGCTTGCGCTGGTTTCGATGCGGAGCGGATTAAGCGGTCTGGAACATTGCATCGGGATCCCCGGCACTCTGGGCGGGCTGGTGATGATGAACGGCGGCAGTCATCGGCGCGGGATCGGGGAAAATATTGTGACGGTAGATATTGTGACCAGCGCGGGGCAGCAGCAAACCTTATCACGAAAGGCCTGCGAATTCTCTTACCGGCACAGTGCCCTGCAGGGCAGCGGTTGCATTGTGACCGGGGCGGAACTGCTCTGTACACCAGCCCAACGGAGCAGCATTCGCCGGGAGATGCTGAACGATCTGAGGGAGCGACGGCGGAAGTTTCCGCGGAAGCAACCGAACTGTGGGTCGGTCTTTTTAAGTACCGCAGAGATGCATGCCAGTGTCGGTCCCCCGGGGAAGATTATCGAAGAGGCTAACCTGAAAAGCCGGCGTGTCGGCCAGGCCATGGTTTCGGCACAGCATGCCAATTTTATCGTCAATCTGGGCAGTGCCACTGCCGCAGATGTCCTTGCTCTGATTGCCCAAATCCGCACCGTCGTCCGGCACAGCATCGGTTTTGACCTGTGCTGCGAGGTTCGCTACGTCTCTCCGCAAGGCGAAATCCTGCCGGCCCATCTCCGGGCCGCTGAACTGGCCGGGTGA
- the queA gene encoding tRNA preQ1(34) S-adenosylmethionine ribosyltransferase-isomerase QueA translates to MQLNDFDYSLPEELIAQAPAERRDGARLMCLNRRTGLVETTDFDRIARYFKPGDVLVLNDTKVIPARLLGHKKTGGKIEILLVRRHPDPLGEDWLCLTKSSHPLKPGVLVELDGGLVAEILEEAQAPYRRVRFSCAGNFLDLVDRVGHLPLPPYIRRADSDADRDRYQTVFAREQGAVAAPTAGLHFTAEILAELKNIGVEIAPVTLHVGLGTFLPVRVDNIREHKMHSEQYSIPESTAALVNRAKQEKRRVFALGTTSARALETATTEDGLLQAGRGDSEIFIYPGYRFKSIDALVTNFHLPKSTLLMLISAFAGREQVLSAYRQAVAQRFRFFSYGDCMLIL, encoded by the coding sequence ATGCAGTTAAATGATTTTGATTATTCGCTCCCGGAAGAGCTGATTGCGCAGGCTCCGGCGGAGCGGCGGGACGGGGCACGGCTGATGTGTCTGAACCGCCGGACCGGGCTCGTCGAAACCACCGATTTTGACCGGATTGCCCGCTATTTTAAACCGGGCGATGTGCTGGTTCTGAATGATACCAAGGTGATTCCGGCGCGGTTGCTGGGGCATAAAAAAACCGGCGGCAAGATTGAAATTCTGCTGGTGCGGCGGCATCCCGATCCGCTCGGCGAGGACTGGTTGTGCCTGACCAAAAGTTCCCATCCGCTCAAGCCGGGCGTTCTGGTTGAACTGGATGGCGGCCTGGTTGCTGAAATCCTGGAGGAGGCGCAGGCTCCTTACCGACGGGTGCGGTTTTCCTGTGCCGGCAACTTTCTGGATCTGGTGGACAGGGTCGGGCATCTGCCGTTGCCACCTTATATCAGAAGAGCCGACAGCGACGCGGACCGGGATCGCTATCAAACGGTTTTTGCCCGCGAACAGGGTGCGGTCGCTGCGCCGACCGCAGGCTTGCACTTTACCGCGGAAATCCTGGCAGAGCTGAAAAATATCGGCGTCGAGATTGCCCCGGTGACCCTGCATGTGGGGCTGGGAACTTTCCTGCCGGTGCGGGTTGACAATATTCGCGAGCATAAGATGCACTCCGAACAGTATTCGATACCGGAGAGCACCGCGGCGCTTGTCAATCGGGCCAAACAAGAGAAGCGAAGGGTTTTTGCCCTCGGAACAACCAGTGCCAGGGCCTTGGAAACTGCGACGACGGAGGATGGTCTGCTGCAGGCCGGGCGTGGGGACAGCGAGATTTTCATTTATCCGGGCTACCGGTTTAAATCGATTGATGCCCTGGTCACCAATTTTCACTTGCCGAAATCGACGTTACTGATGTTGATTTCGGCCTTTGCTGGACGGGAACAGGTCCTGTCCGCCTATCGTCAGGCCGTTGCCCAGCGGTTTCGCTTTTTTAGCTATGGCGATTGCATGTTGATTCTTTGA